A single window of Methylomarinum sp. Ch1-1 DNA harbors:
- a CDS encoding nucleotidyltransferase substrate binding protein, which yields MEQDVRWKQRFSNFEKAFLQLKQAVETYDDNADAIIKEGIIQRFEFTHELAWKVMKDFLEYEGYQNITGSRSATRGAFNIDLLENGQAWMDMIESRNRTVHTYQESILEQEYKKVSGPYFYCFSNFYEKMKTLL from the coding sequence ATGGAACAAGATGTTCGCTGGAAACAGCGTTTTTCAAATTTTGAAAAGGCCTTTTTACAGCTTAAACAAGCGGTCGAGACTTATGATGATAATGCGGATGCGATTATCAAAGAGGGAATTATCCAGCGTTTTGAGTTTACTCATGAACTGGCATGGAAAGTGATGAAGGATTTTCTAGAATATGAGGGGTATCAAAATATCACTGGTTCCAGAAGTGCAACCCGAGGTGCTTTCAATATTGATTTACTGGAAAACGGCCAAGCTTGGATGGATATGATTGAAAGCAGGAATAGAACGGTGCATACCTATCAAGAAAGTATACTGGAGCAGGAGTATAAAAAAGTGTCTGGGCCTTATTTTTACTGTTTCTCCAATTTTTATGAAAAAATGAAGACCCTATTATGA
- a CDS encoding roadblock/LC7 domain-containing protein produces the protein MRSDMLSSILTELNGSSADIEASGVISTDGLMMAAVLPASLDEDRVGAMSAAMLSLGDRTAQELARGDLEQVLIKGEKGYVLMTYAGNEAVLTVLAKPNAKLGLIFLDVKRAAANISELL, from the coding sequence ATGCGTTCTGATATGCTATCTTCCATCTTGACGGAGCTCAACGGCTCTTCGGCGGATATCGAAGCCAGCGGCGTTATTTCCACCGACGGTCTGATGATGGCCGCTGTCCTGCCCGCTTCGCTGGATGAAGACCGAGTCGGCGCGATGAGCGCCGCGATGTTGTCGCTGGGCGACCGAACCGCGCAAGAACTGGCCCGCGGCGACCTGGAACAAGTATTGATTAAAGGCGAGAAAGGCTACGTCCTGATGACTTATGCCGGCAATGAAGCGGTATTGACGGTCTTGGCCAAACCCAACGCCAAATTAGGCCTGATCTTCTTGGATGTTAAAAGAGCCGCCGCCAATATTTCCGAATTGCTGTAA
- a CDS encoding nucleotidyltransferase domain-containing protein, with the protein MRFGLDQATFKRILAVFESYPKVDRVIIYGSRAKGSFRKGSDIDLTLIGENLTEATLSSIKLALDDLNTPYLFDVSIFDHLQSPDLEEHIARAGRVFYQKKKSN; encoded by the coding sequence ATGAGATTTGGCCTAGATCAAGCTACATTTAAACGCATTTTAGCGGTTTTTGAGAGCTATCCGAAGGTTGATCGGGTCATCATTTACGGTTCTCGCGCCAAAGGAAGTTTTCGCAAAGGTTCTGATATTGATTTGACGTTGATCGGTGAAAATCTTACGGAAGCCACGCTATCATCCATTAAATTAGCATTGGACGACCTGAATACGCCTTATCTATTCGATGTCTCGATTTTTGATCATTTGCAGTCGCCTGATTTAGAAGAACATATTGCCAGAGCAGGACGGGTTTTTTACCAAAAGAAAAAGTCTAATTAA